One Urechidicola croceus genomic window, AAGGTCGTTGCACTTCTGCACCAGCTGATGCCGAAATTGCCATCGGTAAAAAACCTAAAACATCTGTAAAAGCAGTTAACATAATTGGTCTAATTCTTCGTTTTGTGCCTTCTATAATTCTATCTTTTAAATTGGTTACACCTTCTTCTTTTAGTTCATTTAAACCACTAATCATAACCAATCCGTTTAAAACTGCAACACCAAATAACACAATAAAACCTACACCTGCAGAAATACTAAAAGGCATATCTCTTAACCATAATGCAAAAACACCTCCAATAGTTGCCATTGGTATTGCGATATAAATCATTAAAGTTTGAGGTAATGATTTTAAAGCAAAATAAATGAGTATAAAAATTAGTAATAACGCAATTGGCACGACTGTTAATAAACGATTGCTGGCACGTTCTAAATTTTCAAAAGCGCCACCATAACGAATAAAATAACCTGTAGGTAATTCTAATTGTGCATCTAACTTTGATTTTATTTCCATTACCAAAGATTTTACATCCCTTCCTCTAACGTTAATACCAACATAAGTTCTTCTATTCGTATTATCTCTACTTATTTGCATTGGACCAGCTTTGTAGCTTACGTCTGCAATTTCACGAAGTGGAATTTGATTTCCAGAAGGTAAATTGATGTATAAATTTTGAACATCAGAAATATTTTTACGATTGGTAGCATTTAATCTTACTACTAAATCAAATCTTTTTTCTCCTTCAAAAATGATACCTGCAGTACCACCAGCAAAAGCAGATTGTACCAATTGATTCATTTTATTTATTTGAAGGCCATATTGAGCTAATTTATTTCTATTATACGTTATTGTAATTTGTGGTAAGCCAGTTGTAGCTTCGGCTTTCATATCTCCAATACCTTCTGTACCTGCAATAATTTTAGATATTTCTTCTGCTTTTTGAGATAATACATTTATATCTTCACCATAAATCTTTATAGCTATATCTTCTCTAACACCTTCTAATAATTCATTAAAACGCATTTCAATTGGTTGGGTAAATTCGTAATTTACACCAGGAATTATTTCAACAGCTTCTTTCATTTGCTCAATGAGTTCTTTTTTAGAATTAACTGAAGTCCATTCCCTTTTTGGTTTTAAAATCACAAAAATATCTGCAATATCCATAGGCATAGGATCTGTAGGTATTTCTGCAACACCAATTCGACTTACAATTTTTTCAACTTCTGGAAACTTTGTTTTAACAATTTGCTCAATCTTTGTTGTTGTTTCAATAGTTTCAGTTAATGAACTACCAGGTTTTAAAATAGCGTGAAAAGCAATATCACCTTCATCAAGTTGAGGTATGAACTCGCCCCCCATTCTTGTAAACATAAAAACAGTAATACCAAATAAAATAACAGAAACACCAATTATTAGTTTTCCTTTTTTTAATGCTTTTTCTAATATAGGTTGGTATTTATGTTCAACCCAATGCACAAATTTATCTCCATAAGATTTTTTTTCTGATTTTGGAGCTCTTAAAATTAATGCGGACATCATTGGTACATAAGTCAAACACAGCACCATTGCACCAATCATTGCAAAAATGAAAGTCAATGCCATAGGTTTAAACATTTTCCCTTCAATACCCTCTAAAGCCAATATTGGCAGAAATACGATTAGAATAATAAGCTGACCAAAAAAGGCAGCATTCATCATTTTTTTTGAAGCATCTGCTGCAACGCCATCACGTTCTTTGGATGTTAATTTCTTTTTCTTTAATATTTTTGATGCAATGAGAAAAACGGTGCTTTCTACAATAATTACTGCGCCATCTACAATAATACCAAAATCAATTGCACCTAAACTCATTAGATTCGCCCAAACATCAAATCCATTCATCAATATAAAAGCAAATAATAATGATAGCGGAATGGTTGATGCAACGATTAAGCCACCACGCCAGTTTCCTAATAAGAAAATAAGGACAAAAATGACTATCAATGCACCTTCAATAAGGTTTGTTGCTACAGTTGATGTTGTTTCAGCTATTAGCTTACTTCGGTCTAATAAAGGTTCAATTATCACACCTTCTGGCAAAGATTTTTCAATTTGAGCCATTCTAACTTTAACATTTTCTATTACATCATTTGAATTAGCGCCTTTAAGCATCATTACCAAACCACCTACAACTTCTCCTTCGCCATCTTGTGTTAATGCACCATAACGAATAGCAGCACCAAATTGTACTTTGGCAATATCGCCAATAGTAATAGGAATATTATTAGTGTTTTTTACAACAATTTTTTTTATATCATTTAAACTACGAGCTAATCCTTCTCCACGAATGAAATTAGCTTGATGATTTTTTTCGATATACGCACCACCAGTATTTTGGTTGTTATTTTCCAGTGCTTCAAAAACGTCGGTAATGGTTAGTCCAATCGCACGTAATTCGTTAGGGTCAACAGCGACTTCATATTGTTTTATTTTACCTCCAATTGCATTTACTTCTACAACACCTTCTACCATCGCCATTTGACGTTGTACAATCCAATCTTGCATCGTACGTAAATCAGTTACAGAATATTTATCTTTAAATTCAGGTTTTACTTTTAATGTATATTGATATATTTCGCCTAAACCTGATGAAATTGGACCCATAGAGGGTTCACCAAAACCAGCAGGTATTTGTTCTTTGATGTCGTTCAATTTTTCAGCAACTAATTGACGAGGTAAATATGTCCCCATATCATCGTTAAAAACAATAGTAACTACAGACAAACCAAAACGAGATACAGAACGAATTTCTTGAACATTAGGTAGGTTACTCATAGCAATCTCTACAGGATAAGTAATAATTTGCTCAATATCTTCTGTACCTAAATTTGGTGCTTGAGTAATGACCTGTACTTGGTTATTTGTAATATCTGGAACTGCATCTATTGGTACTTGGGTCATACTCCAAATACCAGCTCCGATAATGGTAAGCGTTAGCAAACCAATTATAAATTTGTTATTGATTGAAAAATCAATGATTTTATTAATCATAGTGAATATGTTAATTCAGTTAAACTTATTGATATAATTCGTAAAAAAAAATAGAATTACACGAGATTTAAAGAACCTTTAGGTTCTAAATTGGATATAATTATCCTTTGAAAAACTGAATTAAGCCCTTGGTGGCTGTAAAATTGAAGTAGTAAAGTCTTTTTCTGTACCATTTTGGTAGAAAAAGTCTTGGGTAGAAATGTAGTATGAGATAATATTTACATCTATAAATTTGAAATCTATTGTATTAATATGACAACATTGACAAATACAAAAAGGAGAGCATAAGTCTAAATCTTGATGTTGATGATCACTGTTTGTTG contains:
- a CDS encoding DUF6660 family protein, with product MKYLTFILSLYILALNLAPCEDYAALDNEVKTENLQATNSDHQHQDLDLCSPFCICQCCHINTIDFKFIDVNIISYYISTQDFFYQNGTEKDFTTSILQPPRA
- a CDS encoding CusA/CzcA family heavy metal efflux RND transporter; the encoded protein is MINKIIDFSINNKFIIGLLTLTIIGAGIWSMTQVPIDAVPDITNNQVQVITQAPNLGTEDIEQIITYPVEIAMSNLPNVQEIRSVSRFGLSVVTIVFNDDMGTYLPRQLVAEKLNDIKEQIPAGFGEPSMGPISSGLGEIYQYTLKVKPEFKDKYSVTDLRTMQDWIVQRQMAMVEGVVEVNAIGGKIKQYEVAVDPNELRAIGLTITDVFEALENNNQNTGGAYIEKNHQANFIRGEGLARSLNDIKKIVVKNTNNIPITIGDIAKVQFGAAIRYGALTQDGEGEVVGGLVMMLKGANSNDVIENVKVRMAQIEKSLPEGVIIEPLLDRSKLIAETTSTVATNLIEGALIVIFVLIFLLGNWRGGLIVASTIPLSLLFAFILMNGFDVWANLMSLGAIDFGIIVDGAVIIVESTVFLIASKILKKKKLTSKERDGVAADASKKMMNAAFFGQLIILIVFLPILALEGIEGKMFKPMALTFIFAMIGAMVLCLTYVPMMSALILRAPKSEKKSYGDKFVHWVEHKYQPILEKALKKGKLIIGVSVILFGITVFMFTRMGGEFIPQLDEGDIAFHAILKPGSSLTETIETTTKIEQIVKTKFPEVEKIVSRIGVAEIPTDPMPMDIADIFVILKPKREWTSVNSKKELIEQMKEAVEIIPGVNYEFTQPIEMRFNELLEGVREDIAIKIYGEDINVLSQKAEEISKIIAGTEGIGDMKAEATTGLPQITITYNRNKLAQYGLQINKMNQLVQSAFAGGTAGIIFEGEKRFDLVVRLNATNRKNISDVQNLYINLPSGNQIPLREIADVSYKAGPMQISRDNTNRRTYVGINVRGRDVKSLVMEIKSKLDAQLELPTGYFIRYGGAFENLERASNRLLTVVPIALLLIFILIYFALKSLPQTLMIYIAIPMATIGGVFALWLRDMPFSISAGVGFIVLFGVAVLNGLVMISGLNELKEEGVTNLKDRIIEGTKRRIRPIMLTAFTDVLGFLPMAISASAGAEVQRPLATVVIGGLLTSTLLTLFVLPILYHWVENKSFKLRANKKMIAATAMVVFLFLLPTKGNAQDINDTLPVISMQEAVNLAKENYPLLKQKQLEINKQEQLKNTAYDFGTTQIFTGGEEVNNGNGIYTTIGIGQNNIDVFGISVKKHLQKQRIQLAQKAFQLSELDLELEVKKAWANALQSKRNYNLYKELDSIYTNFEKAVALNYEVEAISKLEYSAAKTQVLKIKNKLMQSKREFRIALQQLNLWLVTNTFYTVPNNFEISPEIDVDAFNPEKHPLYALAQSQFAEAEANYKAAKADNLPKLNLQGGLQKVNGNSGFYTYQAGISIPFLSGTNKAKVKTARIDKEIADTNIQFKKQEVQSKFKQSKENYQKWKKAWFFYKMEVLPLVKEQKLGALFAYKEGEIDYTRFTLLIKEAIQSEIEAQEALINYLESTFQLQYFNQ